From Pyrenophora tritici-repentis strain M4 chromosome 1, whole genome shotgun sequence, the proteins below share one genomic window:
- a CDS encoding Atrophin-1 multi-domain protein: protein MSTFHPVNTTLSVPDPTPGRQMEETTPTTPRPNSRFFTESKVSEDIRADDPAAKTPTRNTFAGLAGQRPLPSSPARELSETPSVSIKSEQSREDSHRSAQSQDVQMGEGDEDEKDGSDNESVNSDSNRPSKKKKGQRFFCTDFPPCNLSFTRSEHLARHIRKHTGERPFQCHCSRRFSRLDNLRQHAQTVHLNEDIPSESLAATGTRFQRQIRTDRVRPPGNRSRANTLGSTGGHSRGHSRNLSASSITSTISSLSVAQSPDVRRRPPPLAMASDGGASARARLSLNTMSAYDPPMMGSPGPVEYDNQSNAPTTPTSATFSPAAGSPARFGSTLQSPASTASRPVSWAGPPPPGRRQSISSNGNPFSGPPGQGPPAYITPLQSTAAPTYSVQSSAYASPTVSNFSESRRDSTADADWRRRTWHPGTYSGPRPATSGLGYHQTPDAPRPLYTSQPAASQTTRLPGIESFDHAPPPPPLPRRQPSPMQVDAPARPLTYHAPPPPNRGHHKRTSISWEIDRLNIAGPNSQREQWSQQYPGSAGRTNAARPTTAPHGYFSRQPPNIQPIQIPPVNASPRTSQENPETPRKNKRQAWYNGPLATTQRALQRTSPEDSSSSEGVPTPGTMIDYHPAIVHSNGYVEAPVVEEHKPASPAASIMERPHPLHAQPHQHYHSHSLSNSSSSYRPQREPERGPVTFGQPLPQANNNDMRRLEALVAVATGEQQAVVNRS, encoded by the exons ATGTCCACCTTCCACCCAGTCAACACGACTCTTTCGGTGCCGGATCCAACCCCAGGGCGCCAAATGGAAGAAACCACGCCCACCACTCCCCGACCTAACAGCAGGTTCTTTACCGAGTCCAAAGTGAGCGAGGATATCCGCGCCGACGATCCCGCGGCCAAGACGCCCACACGCAACACGTTTGCCGGACTTGCTGGCCAGCGCCCGTTACCGTCGTCGCCTGCGCGCGAGCTGAGCGAGACACCTTCCGTCTCGATTAAGAGCGAGCAGAGCAGAGAGGATTCACACAGGTCGGCACAGTCGCAAGATGTGCAAATGGGCGAAGGCGACGAGGATGAAAAGGACGGATCGGACAACGAAAGTGTGAACAGCGACTCAAACAGACCAtccaagaagaagaagggccAACGCTTCTTCTGTACCGACTTTCCACCATGTAACCTGAGTTTCACCCGAAGCGAACATCTGGCGCGGCACATTCG TAAGCACACTGGCGAACGTCCCTTCCAGTGCCACTGCTCCCGACGTTTCTCGCGCCTCGACAATCTCCGCCAACATGCACAAACTGTGCACCTTAACGAAGACATTCCGTCCGAATCGCTGGCCGCTACAGGCACAAGATTCCAACGCCAAATCCGAACCGACCGCGTAAGACCTCCCGGGAACCGCTCTCGAGCGAACACACTGGGCAGCACAGGTGGACACAGTAGAGGCCATAGCCGAAACCTATCCGCCTCCAGTATAACCTCCACAATTTCGAGTTTGAGCGTAGCTCAATCTCCGGACGTTCGGCGAAGACCGCCCCCGTTGGCCATGGCCAGTGACGGCGGTGCAAGTGCAAGGGCGCGCCTATCGCTCAACACGATGAGTGCCTACGATCCACCCATGATGGGCAGTCCCGGGCCTGTGGAATATGATAATCAGTCCAACGCACCCACAACACCCACCTCCGCCACGTTTTCCCCAGCCGCTGGCAGCCCCGCCCGTTTTGGCTCCACTCTACAGTCTCCGGCTTCGACTGCGTCAAGGCCTGTCTCTTGGGCCGGACCACCACCACCTGGACGTCGACAATCCATCTCGTCCAACGGTAATCCTTTCTCTGGTCCACCGGGACAGGGTCCCCCTGCGTATATCACACCTCTCCAATCCACAGCCGCCCCCACCTACTCGGTACAGAGCAGCGCATACGCCAGCCCGACAGTATCAAATTTTTCAGAGTCTAGGAGGGATTCCACTGCAGACGCAGACTGGAGGCGACGTACTTGGCATCCAGGAACCTACAGCGGTCCTCGACCAGCGACCAGTGGGCTTGGCTATCATCAGACGCCCGATGCCCCGCGACCACTATACACCTCACAACCTGCGGCTTCACAAACTACCAGGCTCCCCGGTATTGAGAGTTTCGACCATGCGCCTCCCCCGCCACCACTACCTCGACGTCAGCCAAGTCCTATGCAGGTGGATGCCCCTGCTCGTCCACTCACATACCATGCTCCACCGCCACCCAATAGGGGTCACCACAAGCGAACAAGCATCTCGTGGGAAATCGATCGTCTGAACATTGCCGGTCCAAACTCGCAAAGAGAGCAATGGTCGCAACAGTATCCCGGCAGCGCAGGTCGGACCAATGCTGCACGGCCGACGACGGCGCCGCATGGCTACTTCAGCCGACAACCACCCAATATCCAGCCTATCCAGATCCCACCTGTGAATGCGTCACCGAGGACGTCGCAAGAGAACCCAGAAACCCCTCGCAAGAACAAGAGACAAGCGTGGTACAATGGGCCTCTTGCAACAACGCAAAGAGCTTTACAACGGACATCACCAGAGGACTCTAGTAGTAGCGAAGGTGTTCCAACGCCTGGAACTATGATTGATTACCATCCTGCTATCGTGCACAGCAACGGTTACGTGGAGGCGCCAGTCGTTGAAGAGCACAAGCCTGCTTCGCCAGCGGCTTCTATCATGGAGAGGCCTCATCCTCTACATGCGCAACCGCACCAACACTACCATAGCCATAGCCTCTCAAACTCTAGCTCAAGCTACCGTCCGCAGCGTGAACCCGAGCGGGGACCCGTGACATTCGGTCAGCCGCTACCACAGGCGAACAATAACGACATGAGGCGATTGGAAGCGCTTGTCGCAGTAGCCACTGGCGAGCAGCAAGCCGTTGTGAACCGGTCTTAG
- a CDS encoding Pil1 domain containing protein, with product MASLRGTQQPELSKKLFKIIKSENHAIGAYEAAARERLGIAQQLSEWGEATEDETISDVSDKLGVLLAEIAEQEDLYAQSLEEYRGILKQIRNTESSVQPSRDHKTKVSDEIAKLKYKEPQSTKIVQLEQELVRAEAQSLVAEAQLSNITRQKFKEAYDHHFAATIERAEKQIILAKHARRLLNLVDDTPIVPGDVHPPFAEVEMARQVLTDAEDDLRHYRLEVEPIHSNAGNLGVGAMPGAPVPAATTGVGSSLPDSSAYGNTVRSESPVGVELEKAASSANPLEEADRVERQHEIPRQEVANVA from the exons ATGGCCTCTCTCCGAGGCACGCAACAACCGGAGCTCTCGAAGAAGCTGTTCAAGATTATCAAGTCGGAGAACCATGCCATCGGTGCCTACGAGGCTGCCGCACGCGAACGGCTCGGTATTGCTCAGCAGCTGTCTGAGTGGGGCGAGGCAACCGAGGACGAGACGATTTCGGACGTCTCAGACAAGCTTGGAGTGCTACTCGCAGAGATTGCCGAACAAGAGGATCTCTATGCGCAATCTCTGGAGGAATATCGAGGTATCTTGAAGCAGATCCGCAACACAGAGAGTTCGGTGCAGCCAAGCCGAGACCATAAGACCAAG GTTTCTGATGAGATTGCGAAACTTAAGTACAAGGAACCACAGAGTACTAAAATAGTACAGCTTGAGCAGGAGCTCGTTCGCGCAGAGGCCCAGAGCCTTGTTGCTGAAGCGCAGCTGAGCAACATT ACCCGCCAGAAGTTCAAAGAGGCCTATGACCACCACTTCGCAGCCACCATCGAGCGTGCAGAGAAGCAGATAATCCTTGCTAAGCATGCCCGTCGGCTCTTGAACCTCGTCGACGACACGCCAATTGTACCCGGTGACGTGCATCCGCCATTCGCCGAGGTAGAGATGGCGCGTCAAGTCCTTACTGACgccgaagatgatcttcGCCACTATCGATTGGAAGTGGAGCCTATTCATTCCAATGCAGGAAACCTTGGAGTGGGCGCGATGCCTGGAGCCCCAGTACCGGCAGCCACAACTGGAGTTGGAAGCTCACTTCCGGATTCTAGTGCCTACGGAAATACAGTAAGAAGCGAGAGCCCGGTAGGTGTAGAGCTTGAGAAGGCGGCGTCATCTGCGAACCCCTTGGAAGAAGCGGACAGAGTGGAGAGACAGCATGAGATCCCCCGACAAGAGGTCGCCAACGTTGCCTAG
- a CDS encoding Vesicle coat complex COPII, subunit SEC24-subunit SFB2-subunit SFB3 produces the protein MADRKKKDRYAAGTGYQFGANTADAAAQGPNPPAPGGYNYNTPTTYGGPSPAYGAPAPAYGQPAQYGQQQTPTQDPNALGQQFGQMNLGPGQAAPQVQQPAAATQQNQLFPSDLIAQPFHVSELYNPPPPINLPSNAAATPSEFANESSKYLRCTLNTIPTNHSLLKKSKLPFALVISPYASLHDSEDPVPVVHDQVISRCRRCRAYINPFVSFLDHGHRWKCNMCNLTNDVPQAFDWDAAQQKSMDRWQRPELNYAVTEFVAPQEYMVRPPQPLCYYIILDCTQAAVNNGLLAVVSRVIKEALGRIPNADGRTRLGFMAVDNGLHFFGIPPDNSESNEPQQLVVSDLDEPYLPMPSDLLVSLSQCRNNIENFLDRLPTMFQNTHASGFALGSALRSAHKLISPLGGKLTVIGASLPNVGHAALNPREDKSLLGTGKEGSLLQPANNWYKSFAVECSKNQVSVDMFLFSQQYQDVATLSNLPRFTAGQTYFYPGWNAARQEDVVKIATELSDYLSAEIGLEAVLRVRATTGLRMSAFYGNFFNRSSDLCAFPAYPRDQAVVIEVAIDETISKPFACLQAAVLHTTSSGQRRIRVLTLAVPTTESLASVYASADAQAITAYFSHKAVERALSSGLDAARDALQAKVIEILSTYRKELAGGSMGGGGLQLPQNLRALPILFLGLIKNVGLRKSAQIPSDLRSAALDLLSTLPLRLLTQYIYPSFYSLHDMPDDAGVPEPTTGQITMPPAMNLSSVNIVPYGLYLLDDGVNQFLWIGRDTVPALLADVFGVEDRTQLKQGKGSLPVLDNEYSERVRAVVEKSRDHKSKGVGSITLPTLYIIKEDGDPSLKLWAQTLLVEDRADQGESIVQWISKLREKVVQ, from the exons ATGGCGGACCGTAAGAAGAAGGACCGCTACGCAGCGGGAACCGGCTATCAGTTTGGAGCCAATACGGCCGATGCAGCCGCACAAGGACCAAACCCACCCGCGCCAGGTGGTTACAATTACAACACTCCTACGACCTACGGAGGGCCGTCTCCTGCCTATGGCGCTCCTGCTCCAGCATATGGCCAGCCAGCGCAATATGGTCAGCAGCAGACACCAACCCAAGATCCAAATGCTCTTGGCCAGCAGTTTGGACAGATGAACCTAGGCCCAGGACAGGCAGCACCGCAAGTTCAGCAGCCCGCAGCTGCTACTCAGCAGAATCAACTGTTCCCTTCAGATCTCATCGCTCAGCCTTTTCACGTCTCAGAACTATACAACCCTCCTCCACCGATCAATCTGCCATCCAACGCCGCAGCCACGCCCTCCGAGTTCGCAAACGAGTCGAGCAAATACCTGCGATGTACCCTCAATACCATCCCGACCAACCACTCCCTCCTCAAGAAGAGTAAACTGCCATTTGCTCTGGTTATAAGCCCATATGCTAGCCTGCACGATTCTGAGGATCCAGTACCGGTAGTCCACGACCAGGTCATCAGCCGTTGTCGCCGATGCCGCGCTTACATCAATCCGTTCGTCTCATTTCTGGACCATGGACATCGGTGGAAGTGCAACATGTGCAACCTCACAAACGACGTCCCCCAGGCATTCGACTGGGATGCGGCACAACAAAAGAGCATGGATCGTTGGCAGCGACCAGAGCTGAACTACGCTGTAACCGAATTCGTTGCTCCCCAGGAGTACATGGTCCGACCTCCACAACCGCTGTGCTACTACATTATTTTGGACTGCACACAGGCGGCAGTCAACAACGGTCTTCTTGCCGTTGTGTCGAGAGTGATCAAGGAAGCTCTGGGACGGATACCGAACGCTGATGGCCGAACGCGCCTTGGTTTCATGGCAGTCGACAACGGTCTGCACTTTTTCGGAATTCCCCCCGATAACAGCGAGTCGAACGAGCCGCAGCAACTTGTAGTTTCCGATCTAGACGAGCCCTACCTACCCATGCCCTCGGACCTCCTCGTTAGCCTTAGCCAATGCCGCAACAACATCGAAAATTTCCTCGACCGTCTCCCAACCATGTTCCAGAACACACACGCTTCTGGTTTTGCGCTTGGATCAGCTCTTCGATCCGCACATAAACTCATCTCTCCCCTTGGCGGAAAGCTGACCGTTATTGGTGCCTCCCTGCCCAATGTTGGACATGCCGCGCTGAATCCTAGAGAAGACAAGTCGTTGTTGGGTACTGGCAAAGAAGGCAGTCTGTTGCAACCGGCTAACAACTGGTACAAATCGTTCGCTGTGGAATGTTCCAAGAACCAGGTCTCTGTGGACATGTTCCTCTTTTCTCAGCAATATCAGGATGTTGCGACATTATCTAACCTTCCCCGGTTTACTGCTGGTCAGACATACTTTTACCCCGGATGGAACGCCGCGAGACAGGAAGATGTTGTCAAGATCGCAACTGAGTTGTCCGACTACTTGTCTGCTGAGATTGGTCTTGAGGCTGTGCTCCGAGTGCGTGCGACCACTGGATTGAGGATGTCCGCCTTTTACGGAAACTTTTTCAACCGCTCCTCCGATTTGTGCGCCTTCCCCGCTTACCCCAGGGACCAAGCAGTTGTGATTGAAGTTGCTATCGACGAGACAATCTCGAAGCCATTCGCCTGTCTCCAGGCTGCTGTGCTACATACCACTTCAAGTGGCCAGCGCCGTATCAGGGTGTTGACACTCGCAGTACCTACAACAGAGAGCTTAGCATCGGTGTATGCCTCAGCAGATGCGCAAGCAATCACCGCATACTTCAGCCACAAGGCTGTTGAACGAGCGTTGTCGAGTGGTCTCGATGCGGCACGGGACGCTCTGCAAGCCAAGGTTATTGAGATCCTTTCGACCTACAGGAAAGAGCTGGCAGGTGGCAGCATGGGCGGCGGCGGTCTGCAACTGCCTCAGAACCTCCGCGCTCTCCCGATATTGTTCTTGGGTCTCATCAAGAACGTGGGTCTTCGTAAGAGCGCTCAGATTCCGAGTGATCTCCGGTCAGCGGCTCTTGACCTCCTCTCCACACTGCCACTGAGGCTTCTTACGCAATACATATACCCGAGTTTCTACTCGCTTCAT GATATGCCTGATGATGCTGGTGTACCTGAACCTACTACTGGCCAAATCACCATGCCGCCTGCCATGAACTTGTCCAGTGTTAACATTGTCCCATACGGTTTGTACCTTTTGGACGATGGTGTCAATCAGTTCTT GTGGATTGGCCGTGATACTGTTCCCGCGCTCTTGGCAGACGTATTTGGTGTTGAAGACCGTACGCAGTTGAAGCAGGGCAAGGGCTCGTTGCCTGTTCTGGACAATGAATACTCCGAACGAGTACGAGCAG TTGTCGAGAAGTCAAGAGATCACAAGTCAAAGGGTGTAGGATCCATCACACTACCTACGTTGTATATTATCAAGGAAGACGGCGACCCAAGCCTGAAGTTGTGGGCACAAACATTGCTCGTGGAAGATCGGGCAGACCAGGGCGAGAGCATTGTGCAGTGGATAAGCAAGCTTCGGGAAAAG GTTGTGCAGTAA